A window of Clostridium sp. 'White wine YQ' contains these coding sequences:
- a CDS encoding kinase to dihydroxyacetone kinase, whose protein sequence is MIEYKFDTQLLIEGENLSEDDINEYITKNIEGDCLLAVGDEELIKIHFHTNTPWKVLEYCSSLGDIHDIVIENMERQANGLKG, encoded by the coding sequence ATGATTGAATATAAGTTTGATACACAGTTATTAATCGAAGGAGAAAATTTATCAGAAGATGATATAAATGAATATATAACAAAAAACATAGAAGGTGATTGTTTACTTGCAGTTGGAGATGAGGAATTAATAAAGATACATTTTCATACCAATACTCCATGGAAAGTTCTTGAATATTGCTCTTCATTAGGAGATATCCATGATATTGTTATAGAAAATATGGAAAGACAAGCCAATGGACTAAAGGGTTAA
- a CDS encoding ArsR/SmtB family transcription factor — MDKNYEINAKIFKALSDPNRLEILDILSCGEKCACDILENFEFTQPTLSHHMKVLIDCDLVKCRKEGLWSHYALDNTKANKLILYLMNIITETDDCICKNVTKKGNCEK, encoded by the coding sequence ATGGATAAAAATTATGAAATAAATGCAAAAATTTTTAAAGCCTTATCTGACCCCAATAGATTAGAAATTTTAGATATTCTTTCTTGCGGAGAGAAATGTGCTTGTGATATATTAGAGAACTTTGAATTTACTCAACCTACATTGTCACATCATATGAAGGTTTTAATTGATTGCGATCTTGTTAAATGTAGAAAAGAAGGATTATGGAGTCATTATGCACTTGATAATACAAAGGCCAATAAGCTTATATTGTATTTAATGAACATTATAACTGAAACAGATGATTGTATATGCAAAAATGTAACTAAAAAAGGGAATTGCGAAAAATAG
- a CDS encoding sensor histidine kinase: protein MFTYSKKYLVIIKFFLMIFLLSNAFRRYDTLNIPITTFLSICTILLINDLIRNLIKNSTLWYIISLMLSILLVSLLKYFLNSFQTNIFMFIYVLEILYTPFKSKVPLLIFHAVSFLTSSILANNNLSTNDFLKSFGSGFLTYLGIICTLYLSHSVRGEREATKKLNVELIESNNKLKEYSLKVEELSVAKERERMAQELHDSLGHSLMALTMHLEFAEKIFDSEPEKSKDIILKAKNLAKNSTATLRTIVDTMKEERNIEDLKNSINELIDSFKLLEDIKIDFIMNPLLEALKPDIKLCIYKTIRESLTNGIKHGKANFFNIEVALNDEFVNLIIKDNGLGSDNIIKSNGLNGIEKRILALGGSINFCSNKNSGFLTKAEIPVFKEDNND, encoded by the coding sequence ATGTTTACATATAGCAAAAAATATCTAGTCATTATAAAATTCTTTTTAATGATATTTCTTTTATCTAATGCTTTTCGAAGATATGATACTCTGAATATCCCAATAACTACATTTCTCTCTATATGCACTATTCTGCTAATAAATGATCTGATTAGAAACCTTATTAAGAACAGTACACTTTGGTATATAATTTCACTAATGTTATCAATACTATTAGTCTCACTATTAAAATACTTTTTAAATAGCTTTCAAACTAATATTTTTATGTTTATTTATGTACTTGAGATATTATATACTCCATTTAAGAGCAAAGTCCCACTATTAATATTTCATGCAGTTTCGTTTTTAACTTCCTCTATTTTAGCTAATAATAACCTAAGTACAAATGATTTTTTAAAATCTTTCGGTTCTGGGTTCCTAACCTATCTTGGAATTATTTGTACACTATATTTATCTCATAGTGTTAGAGGAGAAAGAGAAGCAACAAAAAAATTAAATGTGGAATTAATTGAATCTAATAATAAACTTAAAGAATATTCCTTAAAGGTTGAAGAATTATCTGTCGCAAAAGAAAGAGAAAGAATGGCTCAAGAGTTACATGATTCACTTGGTCACTCTCTTATGGCACTTACAATGCATCTTGAGTTTGCTGAAAAAATATTTGATTCTGAGCCTGAAAAATCTAAAGATATAATTTTAAAGGCAAAAAATCTTGCTAAAAATAGTACTGCTACCTTAAGAACTATTGTTGATACCATGAAAGAAGAAAGAAATATTGAGGATTTAAAAAATTCAATTAATGAACTTATTGATAGTTTCAAATTACTTGAAGATATAAAAATTGACTTTATTATGAATCCTCTTTTAGAGGCTTTGAAGCCTGATATTAAACTATGCATTTATAAAACTATCAGAGAAAGCCTAACTAACGGCATAAAGCATGGAAAAGCAAACTTCTTTAACATAGAAGTAGCTTTGAATGATGAATTTGTTAACCTAATTATTAAGGATAATGGTTTAGGTAGTGATAATATTATAAAATCAAATGGCTTAAATGGAATTGAAAAAAGAATTTTAGCATTAGGTGGATCTATTAATTTTTGTAGCAACAAAAACTCAGGTTTCTTAACAAAGGCTGAAATTCCTGTATTTAAGGAGGATAATAATGATTAA
- a CDS encoding ABC transporter permease codes for MIINKKIKKTILESKSQYFGSLALIIISCIFFTMFNLLSVNMETTLSSFGKEYVQEDSNFMVDKKINNISEIEAKFNMKIEEGKTFDYAVSKDKVLRLFSENTKVNTPAIIEGNALSGNDILLDPAYAKANKLKVGDSIKIYDKEYKISGFMSLPNYIYPLKSETDLLTDANNFGVGVINKDEFSALDRGNIFYSIKFNGDTSNIDDRISEFKDYLKGQNTTVLSWTNTSTNPRVTYVTAKLQGINQMSSSMPIVILTLTCVLTGIVMWRLVKREASIIGTLYALGYKKKQIQSHYLRYPLIISLIGGIVGTILGAVLLRPMLNFMLSYFNMPVGAINYDIKYLVISVLLPIIFLVVSGYLVVNKSLKSSPLELMRGGSEKKKVSFIEKNLKLDRFKFSTKFKIREQLRSIARSGFLLLGVTLATMLLLFGFAAKSSLDKLVNEGMEDTFKYNYSYVFNSLQKDNPKSGEAFSEIPFSLKSNSKVDVTVYGVSNNSQYVTFNDKSGSRLSTDKVIITRGLADKLNVKENDSIKVISKLDSKEYTITIDSIAESYVGNYVYMPLSEFNTMLKLPENSYMGLWSTEKLDIPQDKLLTTVTKDDIKNAFDAMTAPIQGVVGTMAFISFIIGLIVIYVVTSMIIEENKENISLMKILGYRKKEVYSMILNSSVFLVILGYILGIPLLIVSLNAMFKSLTKEMSISLPISINYIYLVVGFVVIYATYEISKALSKRKLNKIAMDEILKSRLE; via the coding sequence ATGATTATTAACAAGAAAATTAAGAAAACCATTCTAGAAAGTAAATCGCAGTATTTTGGATCCTTGGCACTCATTATTATAAGTTGTATTTTCTTTACTATGTTTAATTTGCTTTCAGTTAATATGGAAACTACCTTATCATCTTTTGGAAAAGAATATGTGCAAGAAGATTCAAACTTCATGGTAGATAAAAAAATAAATAATATTTCAGAAATAGAAGCTAAATTTAATATGAAGATAGAAGAGGGTAAAACCTTTGATTATGCAGTATCAAAAGATAAGGTGCTGAGGCTATTTTCAGAGAATACAAAGGTAAATACACCAGCAATTATTGAAGGAAATGCTTTAAGTGGTAATGATATTTTACTAGATCCTGCTTATGCAAAAGCAAATAAACTTAAGGTTGGAGATAGCATAAAGATATATGATAAAGAATATAAAATATCAGGATTTATGTCTTTGCCAAACTATATATATCCATTAAAATCAGAAACTGATCTTTTAACAGATGCAAATAATTTTGGAGTTGGTGTAATAAATAAAGATGAATTTAGCGCTTTAGATAGAGGTAATATTTTTTATTCAATAAAGTTTAATGGAGACACAAGTAATATAGATGATAGAATATCGGAGTTTAAGGATTACTTGAAAGGTCAAAATACTACCGTATTAAGTTGGACAAATACTTCAACTAATCCAAGAGTAACTTATGTGACTGCAAAATTACAAGGAATAAATCAAATGAGTTCCTCTATGCCTATAGTTATTTTAACTCTAACTTGCGTGTTAACTGGTATTGTAATGTGGAGATTAGTTAAAAGAGAAGCTTCCATAATTGGAACTCTCTATGCGCTAGGTTATAAGAAGAAACAAATTCAAAGTCACTATTTAAGATATCCATTAATTATTTCATTAATAGGAGGTATCGTTGGAACAATACTTGGAGCAGTTTTACTAAGACCGATGCTGAATTTTATGCTTTCATATTTTAATATGCCAGTAGGAGCCATTAACTATGATATTAAATACTTAGTTATAAGTGTATTATTACCAATAATATTCTTAGTAGTTTCAGGATATTTAGTAGTTAATAAATCTCTAAAAAGTTCACCACTAGAACTAATGAGGGGTGGAAGTGAAAAGAAAAAGGTTAGTTTCATTGAAAAGAATTTAAAATTAGATAGATTTAAGTTCTCTACAAAATTTAAAATAAGAGAACAGCTTAGAAGTATTGCAAGAAGTGGATTTTTATTACTTGGAGTTACACTTGCAACCATGTTACTGTTATTTGGATTTGCAGCAAAGAGTTCTCTAGATAAGTTGGTAAATGAAGGAATGGAGGATACCTTTAAGTATAACTATAGTTATGTGTTTAATTCATTACAGAAGGATAATCCTAAATCTGGAGAAGCTTTTTCTGAGATACCTTTTTCACTAAAATCAAATAGCAAAGTGGATGTAACAGTATATGGTGTAAGTAATAACTCACAATATGTTACTTTTAATGATAAGTCAGGAAGTAGGCTAAGTACGGATAAAGTAATTATTACAAGAGGATTAGCAGATAAACTAAATGTAAAAGAAAATGACAGTATTAAAGTAATAAGTAAATTAGATTCAAAAGAATATACTATAACAATAGACAGCATTGCAGAATCTTATGTTGGAAACTATGTATATATGCCGCTAAGTGAATTCAATACTATGCTAAAACTTCCAGAGAATAGTTACATGGGGCTATGGAGCACTGAAAAGCTTGACATTCCTCAGGATAAATTATTAACTACAGTAACAAAGGATGATATAAAAAATGCCTTTGATGCAATGACAGCACCTATTCAAGGTGTGGTTGGAACTATGGCGTTTATATCCTTTATAATTGGATTGATAGTTATTTATGTTGTAACTTCTATGATAATAGAAGAAAACAAAGAAAATATATCTCTTATGAAGATCCTAGGTTACAGAAAGAAAGAAGTATATTCTATGATTTTAAATAGTTCTGTATTTTTAGTAATCCTAGGTTACATTTTGGGAATACCATTACTTATAGTTTCACTAAATGCTATGTTTAAATCACTTACTAAAGAAATGAGTATATCACTTCCAATTTCAATAAATTATATTTATCTTGTAGTAGGTTTTGTAGTTATTTATGCTACTTATGAAATTTCAAAAGCCTTAAGTAAGAGAAAACTTAATAAAATTGCAATGGATGAGATATTAAAATCTAGATTAGAATAA
- a CDS encoding TetR/AcrR family transcriptional regulator has translation MPKDTFLNLPLEKQEKIMRAAINEFISNGFEKGNIGTIAKNAGVAKGSMYQYFENKRELFMFSVKWSIEFLVKKYSTYMTLGNKEINLFEFLYANAKDVWVQMREERELVIFIQDVFLGKYSGLTDESMEYMMKLSNEYLLKLIKDGQNNGSIRTDIDDNILTLFITGVSFKIKEHMMSKARSLGEDIVDEDFSKNERDIKAMIELLKNGMGSKK, from the coding sequence ATGCCAAAGGATACTTTTTTAAATTTACCTCTTGAGAAACAAGAGAAGATAATGAGAGCAGCAATAAATGAATTTATAAGTAATGGATTTGAAAAAGGGAATATAGGAACCATTGCAAAAAATGCTGGAGTAGCTAAAGGTAGCATGTATCAGTATTTTGAAAATAAACGAGAATTGTTTATGTTTTCAGTAAAGTGGTCAATAGAATTTCTAGTAAAAAAGTACAGTACCTATATGACACTTGGAAATAAAGAAATTAATTTATTTGAATTCCTTTATGCTAATGCTAAGGATGTATGGGTTCAAATGAGAGAAGAAAGAGAATTAGTTATATTCATTCAAGACGTATTTTTAGGAAAATATAGCGGGTTAACTGATGAATCAATGGAATATATGATGAAACTTTCAAATGAATATCTCTTAAAATTAATCAAAGATGGACAAAATAATGGTTCTATAAGAACTGATATAGACGATAATATTCTTACTCTTTTTATAACAGGAGTATCCTTTAAGATTAAGGAACACATGATGAGTAAGGCAAGAAGTCTTGGAGAAGATATTGTAGATGAAGATTTTTCTAAAAATGAAAGAGACATAAAGGCAATGATAGAGCTTCTAAAAAATGGAATGGGAAGTAAAAAATAA
- the arsA gene encoding arsenical pump-driving ATPase produces the protein MATPFNLNELELTKYLFFTGKGGVGKTSTACATAMTLADRGKRIMLVSTDPASNLQDVFNTELNNKGTQIKEVPNLVVANFNPEDAAKEYRESVVGPYRGKLPDVVIKNMEEQLSGSCTVEIAAFNEFSNFITDEKIQKDYDYVIFDTAPTGHTLRMLQLPSAWSNFINDSKHGASCLGQLAGLEERKEIYKNAVKALANKDLTTLILVSRPEASPLKEAERASKELQEIGVNNQLLIINGVLQNHDDMLSTALYEKQQRALNEMPKYLTNLKTFEIPLRPYNITGLENVRAFLKEDNVKQSEENLNVDEIPRLKAVIDDLYNSNKKVIFTMGKGGVGKTTIAATIALGLTEKGEKVHLTTTDPAAHLKFVLDESYGITISNIDEKKELEKYREEVLSKARETMSEEDLEYVEEDLRSPCTQEIAVFRAFAEIVEKSENEIVVIDTAPTGHTLLLLDSTQSYNKEIQRSQGDIPESVIKLLPKLKNSDETEVVIVTLAETTPVYEALRLDEDLKRAGINSKWWVINSSLYATKTTNKILKAKASNEVQWINKVNEISSGNFAVIEWKAEDVKGKELLNIID, from the coding sequence ATGGCTACGCCATTTAATTTAAATGAGTTGGAATTAACTAAATATTTATTCTTTACCGGAAAAGGTGGGGTTGGAAAAACTTCAACTGCCTGTGCAACAGCTATGACCTTAGCCGATAGAGGAAAAAGAATAATGCTTGTAAGTACAGATCCAGCATCAAATTTACAGGATGTTTTTAATACTGAGCTTAATAATAAAGGAACTCAAATAAAGGAAGTGCCTAATCTTGTTGTTGCAAATTTTAATCCAGAAGATGCGGCTAAAGAATATAGGGAGAGTGTAGTTGGACCCTATAGAGGAAAGCTTCCCGATGTAGTAATAAAAAATATGGAGGAACAACTTTCAGGCTCTTGCACAGTTGAAATAGCAGCATTTAATGAGTTTTCAAATTTTATCACAGATGAAAAGATTCAAAAGGATTATGACTATGTAATATTTGACACTGCACCTACAGGTCATACCCTTAGAATGCTACAACTACCTTCAGCCTGGAGTAATTTTATAAATGATAGTAAACATGGAGCTTCATGTTTAGGTCAACTAGCAGGATTAGAAGAGAGAAAAGAGATTTATAAAAATGCAGTTAAAGCATTAGCTAATAAAGATTTAACAACATTGATTTTAGTGTCAAGACCAGAAGCTTCTCCACTAAAAGAAGCAGAGAGAGCATCTAAAGAGTTACAAGAAATAGGTGTGAATAATCAGCTATTAATTATTAATGGTGTGCTTCAAAATCATGATGATATGCTATCGACTGCATTATATGAAAAGCAGCAAAGAGCTTTAAATGAAATGCCTAAATATTTAACTAATCTTAAGACTTTTGAAATACCATTAAGACCTTATAATATAACAGGACTTGAAAATGTAAGGGCTTTTTTAAAAGAAGATAATGTAAAGCAAAGTGAAGAAAATTTAAATGTTGATGAGATTCCTAGACTAAAGGCTGTCATAGATGATTTATATAATTCTAATAAAAAAGTTATATTTACAATGGGAAAAGGTGGAGTAGGTAAAACCACAATAGCAGCAACTATTGCATTAGGATTAACAGAAAAAGGTGAAAAGGTGCATCTTACAACTACTGATCCAGCTGCACATTTGAAATTTGTTTTAGATGAAAGTTATGGTATAACTATAAGTAATATAGATGAGAAGAAAGAGTTAGAAAAATATAGAGAAGAAGTATTAAGCAAGGCAAGAGAAACTATGAGTGAAGAAGATTTAGAATATGTAGAAGAAGACTTAAGATCTCCTTGTACTCAGGAAATTGCTGTATTTAGAGCTTTTGCAGAAATAGTTGAAAAGTCGGAAAATGAAATAGTTGTAATTGATACTGCACCTACAGGTCATACTCTACTTTTGCTAGATTCAACTCAAAGCTATAATAAAGAAATACAGCGTTCTCAAGGTGATATACCAGAATCTGTTATAAAGCTTTTACCTAAACTTAAAAATTCAGATGAAACAGAAGTTGTTATAGTAACATTAGCTGAAACAACACCAGTTTATGAAGCTTTAAGATTAGACGAAGACCTAAAACGTGCAGGTATTAATAGTAAGTGGTGGGTTATTAACTCAAGTTTATATGCAACAAAAACCACCAACAAAATTCTAAAAGCAAAGGCGAGTAATGAAGTTCAATGGATTAATAAAGTGAATGAAATATCAAGTGGTAATTTTGCAGTTATTGAATGGAAGGCTGAAGATGTAAAAGGAAAAGAACTTTTAAATATAATAGACTGA
- the arsD gene encoding arsenite efflux transporter metallochaperone ArsD: protein MKKMIIFDPAMCCSTGVCGPGVDPELLRVSTVLNNLKSNGVMVERYNLTSNPQAFVDNKVINELLNSDGVDILPVIIVEDKVVKTKGYPTNEEFCSLLDIPEDYLKVAIKKATLNVKPKSCGCKGGCC, encoded by the coding sequence ATGAAAAAAATGATAATTTTTGATCCAGCTATGTGTTGCTCAACAGGAGTTTGTGGTCCAGGAGTAGATCCGGAGCTTTTAAGAGTGTCAACTGTATTAAATAACTTAAAGAGTAATGGAGTTATGGTTGAAAGATATAATCTAACAAGCAATCCGCAAGCATTTGTAGACAATAAAGTTATAAATGAATTGTTAAATAGCGATGGAGTAGATATTCTTCCAGTAATTATTGTAGAAGATAAGGTAGTTAAAACAAAAGGATATCCAACTAATGAAGAATTTTGTTCTCTTTTAGATATACCAGAAGATTATCTTAAGGTTGCAATAAAAAAAGCTACACTTAATGTTAAACCCAAGAGTTGCGGATGCAAGGGTGGATGTTGCTAA
- a CDS encoding arsenate reductase ArsC yields the protein MNKPKVAFICVHNSCRSQMAEALGKLFAGDVFESYSAGTELKDQINQDAVRIIKDLYGVDMNENHRSKLLTDIPDVDIVVKMGCNVVCPFLPAKLTEDWGLDDPTGKSDEEFIKIATTIKEKVEDLKSRILNNEIEGIK from the coding sequence ATGAATAAACCAAAAGTTGCCTTTATATGTGTACACAATTCTTGTAGATCACAGATGGCAGAAGCATTAGGAAAATTGTTTGCAGGGGATGTATTTGAATCATACTCAGCTGGAACAGAATTAAAGGATCAGATTAATCAAGATGCAGTTAGAATAATAAAAGATCTATATGGTGTAGACATGAATGAAAATCACAGATCGAAATTATTAACTGATATTCCAGACGTTGATATTGTAGTAAAGATGGGATGCAACGTAGTTTGTCCATTCTTACCAGCAAAGCTTACTGAGGATTGGGGATTAGATGATCCAACAGGCAAAAGTGATGAAGAATTCATAAAGATAGCCACAACAATTAAAGAAAAAGTTGAAGATTTAAAAAGTAGAATTTTAAATAATGAGATTGAGGGAATAAAGTAA
- a CDS encoding zinc ribbon domain-containing protein, giving the protein MTEVTMCQSCGLPFNEEHAHFISKEPDGSKSIYCTNCYKDGKFIDPNMSMEDMIELIVPVLGKAIGEEEARKEMTALLPTLKRWK; this is encoded by the coding sequence ATGACAGAAGTAACAATGTGTCAAAGCTGTGGTTTACCTTTTAATGAAGAACACGCACATTTCATATCAAAAGAACCAGATGGAAGTAAAAGTATTTACTGTACAAATTGCTATAAAGACGGAAAATTTATTGATCCCAATATGTCCATGGAAGATATGATTGAGCTAATTGTTCCTGTTTTAGGAAAAGCAATTGGAGAAGAAGAGGCAAGAAAAGAGATGACAGCTTTACTACCAACACTTAAACGTTGGAAGTAA
- a CDS encoding NUDIX hydrolase N-terminal domain-containing protein: protein MDNILLLLEQIRSIAQLGLCYAKDPYDHERYEKLLELASNEYSQICNIDEKIIVERFKKELGYITPKVGVNGVIISQEGKFLLERRADDKLWGIPGGWTETGESPQQSIKREIYEETGLNVEVKEIIDIFTRIPGDFGQPHTSYHILFYCEVIDGSLKASFESIEIGFHDFNKITEWHRDHLDMAQKAKEFLNEYNKNINV from the coding sequence ATGGATAATATATTATTACTTTTAGAACAAATTCGCTCAATAGCACAACTTGGATTGTGTTATGCAAAAGACCCATATGACCATGAAAGATACGAAAAATTACTTGAATTAGCATCAAATGAATATTCTCAGATATGTAATATTGACGAGAAAATAATTGTTGAACGATTTAAAAAAGAGTTAGGTTATATAACTCCTAAGGTTGGCGTAAATGGAGTAATTATTTCACAAGAAGGAAAATTTCTTTTAGAAAGACGTGCTGACGATAAATTGTGGGGCATTCCTGGCGGTTGGACTGAAACAGGTGAAAGCCCTCAACAATCAATAAAAAGAGAGATTTATGAAGAAACAGGGCTTAATGTAGAAGTTAAGGAAATCATAGACATATTTACGAGGATACCAGGAGATTTCGGACAACCTCATACATCATATCATATATTGTTTTATTGCGAGGTAATAGATGGAAGCTTAAAAGCATCATTTGAAAGTATAGAGATTGGATTCCATGACTTTAATAAGATAACTGAATGGCATAGAGACCATCTTGATATGGCTCAGAAAGCGAAAGAGTTCTTAAATGAATATAATAAGAACATCAATGTATGA
- a CDS encoding hemerythrin domain-containing protein: MIETSSNITENKEIEIYPTEDLMREHGVMHRMLLIYNDALKYLRGQKMNSGVNIYTIIYNTAMIAQHFIEDYHQKLEEQYVFPKLSSNSKYSELINTLLNQHNAARKLTNNIIYSSTKNTCYFENDLQLIRLLSLYINMYDPHSAREDTVIFPAFHELVNPEEFKELGDLFEKIEEQKFGEDGFERIVSEVTNIEKVLGIYNLDQFTPIEVNYII; encoded by the coding sequence GTGATTGAAACGAGTTCAAATATCACGGAAAATAAAGAAATTGAGATTTACCCTACAGAAGACTTAATGCGTGAGCACGGTGTCATGCATCGTATGCTATTAATTTATAATGATGCATTGAAATATTTAAGAGGACAAAAAATGAATAGCGGAGTTAATATTTACACTATTATTTATAATACTGCTATGATAGCACAACATTTCATTGAAGATTATCATCAAAAACTAGAGGAACAATATGTTTTTCCGAAACTTTCAAGTAATTCTAAGTATAGCGAGCTTATAAATACACTTTTAAATCAACATAATGCAGCACGTAAATTAACAAATAATATAATTTATTCGTCAACAAAAAATACCTGTTATTTTGAAAATGACCTTCAATTGATTCGATTGTTATCACTATATATAAATATGTATGACCCTCATTCTGCACGTGAAGATACAGTTATTTTTCCAGCTTTTCATGAGTTAGTAAATCCTGAAGAATTTAAAGAACTTGGAGATCTATTTGAGAAAATAGAAGAGCAGAAATTTGGGGAGGATGGCTTTGAACGTATAGTTAGTGAGGTTACAAACATTGAAAAAGTATTAGGAATTTATAATTTAGATCAATTTACACCTATAGAAGTAAACTATATAATTTAA
- a CDS encoding ABC transporter ATP-binding protein — MFIKVENLKKSYKSGDVTTQVLKGVGLELNKGEIGVILGPSGSGKSTLLNIIGGIDRSDSGVVKIEDTEVTSLSDNKLTDYRRDKVGFIFQFYNLIPNLTVGENIEVVSNISDSPLEVDEVLKAVGMLDKKYRFPKELSGGEQQRVSIARAVVKNPKLLLCDEPTGALDFTTSREILKLLQKVNKEFGTTVLMITHNTAISAMANRVFKVRSGEIVEDKVNETIMPAERIEW, encoded by the coding sequence ATGTTTATTAAAGTTGAAAACTTAAAAAAGAGCTACAAAAGTGGAGATGTAACAACTCAAGTATTAAAGGGCGTAGGCCTTGAGCTTAATAAAGGTGAGATAGGAGTAATACTTGGACCATCAGGTTCTGGTAAGTCAACACTACTTAATATAATTGGCGGAATCGATAGAAGTGATTCAGGAGTAGTTAAAATTGAGGATACAGAAGTAACATCCTTATCAGATAACAAACTTACAGACTATAGAAGAGACAAAGTGGGATTTATATTTCAATTTTATAACCTTATTCCTAATCTTACAGTTGGTGAAAACATAGAAGTAGTTTCTAATATAAGCGATTCACCCCTTGAAGTTGATGAGGTATTAAAGGCTGTTGGAATGTTAGATAAAAAATATAGATTTCCAAAAGAACTAAGTGGTGGAGAACAGCAAAGAGTTTCAATAGCAAGAGCTGTGGTTAAGAATCCAAAGCTTTTATTATGTGATGAACCAACAGGAGCTCTTGATTTTACAACTTCAAGGGAAATATTAAAGCTGCTTCAAAAGGTTAATAAAGAATTTGGAACAACTGTACTTATGATTACCCATAATACCGCTATTAGTGCAATGGCAAATAGAGTATTTAAGGTGAGAAGTGGCGAGATAGTAGAAGATAAAGTAAATGAAACAATTATGCCAGCAGAAAGGATTGAGTGGTAA
- a CDS encoding response regulator transcription factor, which translates to MIKVIITDDQQIVREGIKMILSLDREINIIGEASNGQELLNNLSEKTPDVILMDIRMPIMDGVEATRYIKEKYPKIKVIILTTFNEDEYIFKGLKNGADGYILKDSGSDDIIGAIKTVYNGNILLNHDVANKVVNALANTSHSINDVYDKEDNKLDSLTPRELEVAKLVSDGKSNKSICEILFLTEGTVKNYVTRILEKLELSSRTELALYIKQYN; encoded by the coding sequence ATGATTAAGGTGATAATTACTGATGATCAACAAATAGTAAGAGAAGGTATTAAGATGATACTTAGTCTTGATAGAGAGATAAATATTATTGGAGAAGCTTCTAACGGACAAGAGTTACTTAATAATTTATCTGAAAAAACACCAGATGTTATACTAATGGATATTAGGATGCCTATTATGGATGGAGTTGAAGCTACAAGATATATAAAAGAAAAATATCCAAAGATTAAAGTAATTATACTGACTACGTTTAATGAGGATGAATACATATTTAAAGGCTTAAAAAATGGTGCAGATGGGTATATATTAAAAGATTCCGGTTCTGATGATATAATTGGTGCTATAAAAACAGTCTATAATGGAAATATTCTTTTAAATCATGATGTTGCTAATAAAGTGGTTAATGCATTAGCTAATACTTCTCATTCTATTAATGATGTATATGATAAAGAAGATAATAAACTTGATAGCTTAACTCCAAGAGAGTTAGAAGTAGCTAAGTTGGTTTCTGATGGAAAAAGTAATAAATCCATTTGTGAAATACTCTTTTTAACTGAAGGAACAGTAAAGAATTATGTGACAAGAATACTTGAAAAACTTGAGCTAAGTAGTAGAACAGAATTAGCTCTTTATATAAAGCAATATAACTAA
- a CDS encoding DUF4177 domain-containing protein — MNTEWKYKVFTVDKFISLDNDLSLEEELNKYGEEGWELVGIIQKPITSLGKPSKLNDNSIIFKKASKN, encoded by the coding sequence ATGAATACTGAATGGAAATATAAAGTATTTACAGTAGATAAATTTATTAGTTTAGATAATGATTTATCCTTAGAAGAAGAGTTAAATAAATATGGAGAAGAAGGTTGGGAGCTTGTAGGAATTATACAAAAACCAATTACTTCACTAGGAAAGCCATCTAAGCTTAATGATAATTCAATTATATTTAAAAAAGCTTCTAAAAACTAA